The Oncorhynchus kisutch isolate 150728-3 unplaced genomic scaffold, Okis_V2 Okis01b-Okis20b_hom, whole genome shotgun sequence genome contains the following window.
GACTAGTCTAACACAACCCcctgacacacactgactgacagagGACTGAGACTAGTCTAACACAACCCCCtgaaacacactgactgacagagGACTGAGACTAGTCTAACACAACCCCCtgaaacacactgactgacagagGACTGAGACTGGGATTCGAACCGGCAAACAGTCTGGTTGTTAGGGGGTtgggtgccttgctcaagggcacaacggcagccGATGGCATCTGGGATGATGCTAACAACACTAGGGTTGCCGGCTCACTCCACACCAGATTTTTCTCCGTCTGAGCTGGGATTCGAACCGGCAAACCGTCTGGTTGCTGGGCCCCTTCTCTAAACACCAGGCTACCTACCTCTGAGAAGGCCAGACGGGGGAGGGTCTGGAGGGAAGGACTAGCTGTCTGGTGGTGTGGCTGAGGACCAGGGGCTGCGGCTTGGTAGTCGACAGACATGATGCGTAGAGAGAAATGGTTCAGGTCGAAGGAACCGATCACTCTGGGGTCATCAGGGATGGTCCGGACCGGTAGGGgacccacctggacaggaggacagaATATATACAGTCTCAGTATAATAAACACACCACCCCctccatctggacaggaggacagaATATATACACTCTCAGTATAATAAACACACCAGCCCCTCCACCTGGACAGGAGGCCAGAATATATACACTCTCAGTATAATAAACACACCACCCCCTCCACCTGGACAGGAGGCCAGAATATATACACTCTCAGTATAATAAACACACCACCCCctccacctggacaggaggacagaATATATACACTCTCAgtatgctactctctgtttatcatatatgcatagtcactttaactatacattcatgtacatactacctcaattggcccgacaaaccagtgctcccacacattggctaaccgggctatctgcattgtgtccacccaccaacccctcttttattcAGCCAAAACCTTTTTTTCACTATTggttttacacctgttgtattccgtgcaagtgacaaataaacaatgatttgaaaacacacacaccaccccctcccAGGTCCTACCTGTTCTGAGAACTCAGCCACCAGTATGAAGTCCCTGTTGAAATGGGCAGGGGAGGtccaggggtgagagaggggaaggagagggagggagaactccTCTGGCAGGACCTGGACGTCTGGGTACCCCCCCAAATCCCCTTCACTGGTGAAGGCCAGCACATCAGGAGATCCAATCATGATGTCATAAAAATCAATCccaggtgtctctgtgtgttgatcCTAGAGAGCCAGTGTGTATGTTGGTCCCTGTTAACTTTCCCGGTGGAGTCCGTTTTGGCACCGGAGAGCTGTCACTCACTAAACGGGTAACTGGTATTAAAAAGTCTTGCTGTTGTGTTGTTGAAACTTAACTAATCGAAGTACAACTTAAAAGCGAAACAAACATGTTTAACTTTCACTTCTAATTCATGTATTTAGATCGGTGGACGTCGGTAAATAACATTATCCTAAACATTTCACACGGAAAGTTCAACGTCAGAGCGAGGTGTTAACTTACCGACGTAACGGTAGTCGCTTTACGTCAACAACAGCTGTCCTGAAGCAGCGACAAAACACGTAAACACAAAGTAGCCCACGACAGGAGCGTTAAATTAACCGGGAGAAACAGGTCCGTCTGCGGGAAGTAACACCGAGTCACATGGTCAACTTTTGGCCCGGTTCCTCTTTTCGCCTCCGTAGAGTAATGAACTTAACTCTACCGGGGACTCGCAGCTCCGGTGGAGAGAAACGAAGTGTGTATCACGTCTTCAGACAGCGGGTCCAACTCCAGACATATTTAGCCATGTGACAGCTGCCGGTCGTGAGCGGGGAGGAGCCGTTCCTTCTTTACCGGGGTGATGAATCCGTCCCGAGACAACTCGAGGAGACTTGTGAAAGAGCTGAATCACCGCCTCCGGTGTCCGGTACAGTTGTGGGAATTCAGTCCTCAGCGGGGACAGATCATTTAGGTATACAATAATGGGATTGATTTGTGGAAAAAGCAGCTATTTACTGATGCAAGCTTGGATTTGTAGTTCAATCATGACCCGATGGACTACAATTACAACTTGAAATAAAATGAAACATGAAAAGCGttcttcttaaaaaaaaaaatgtccacaatgttggATTTAACTTGACACAATTATATCACCTAAACATGTAAATAATGAGGATATTATCATCAGTAGTTCAgcagaaaacatttatttaagtCACTCTTCAGCAAACGCAAAACACAGACAACATGATGAAAAGAAAAGGTGAGCACTTCATTCAGTAGAAGGTGCATATAATGACGTCATTAAACAGGTTTAAAAATCggattttaagaagagaaattggCGGAGGGATTTTAGACATAATTatcactttgtggctgtggtaactggTGCTAACTTTGTTATCTTGTGTCGTCCAGTCGGCCCATAGAGAATGATCCAGGCCTttcaatgaccccccccccccccaaaaaatgcagttttagaatgggtagcactcattgagggcttccaccattttaaagtagtcaactagggtgggggattcctatgggttgtagCCTCAATGGCGCAGGCCATTCTGAAACAGCCTTTTGGACAGAGCTGTAGTAGATCTAGATATATAgtccattgagggcttccaccattttaaagtagtaaaCTAGGGTgggggattcctatgggttgtagCCTCAATGGCGCAGGCCATTCTGAAACAGCCTTTTGGACAGAGCTGTAGTAGATCTAGATATATAGTCCATTGAGGgctccaccattttaaagtagtcaactagggtgggggattcctatgggttgtagCCTCAATGGCGCAGGCCATTCTGAAACAGCCTTTTGGCCAGAGATGTACTAGATCTAGATATATAGTCCATTGAgcgcttccaccattttaaagtagtcaactacTTTACTGAAACAGCCTTTTGGCCAGAGATGTACTAGATCTAGATACATAGTCCGCAGCAGGAGAAAAACAAGTCTCCGTCACTAAAGGCTGCGTTTAACACAGGTAACCTGATTCTGCCCCCAAATGATCAGAATTGGGTGTCTGTAAAACGCAGCcctagtcttctttttcatttctTCCTTCCCTCATCTACTTCCCCTAAGGCACAGTCcatcatcatcatgtcaccagagtCTCTGTGCTGCTCAGTCAGAGCCCCCCATCAACTCATCCGCACCATAGTACTCATACACAATATATAAATtatctctgtttagtcagtcagCCCCCACAGGTGTATGTGAAGGAGATGCACGACTGCCTGAACAACAATCTCCCGTCCACGTCTCAGTGGAGCGGTAATATGGCACAACTGATCTATAGACGTCAGGGTGGTGTCTCGTGTCTCTTATATCTAATACATGTCTTCTTCCTCTCTGATATATACACCAGgttagagtatatatatatatatatatctatatcagcAGAATGTCTGGTTCAGAGACGGCGCAGTACAACATAAAGCCCATCTCATCGACCTCTTCCTCCGTCACTCCGTTCAACATATTAACACTGGGCTTGAAGTAGCTAGGTAACACCCCCTGCTCCAGATAGCCTATCAGctcccacacacactgctggAACCGCCCACTCAGACAACCCTCCGACCAATCCACGTCCGTGTCGCTGAGGTGGAGGATGAGGTTGGCCAGCGGTGCGGCGGTGAGGGGTCGCAGGGCGGGACAGTGTCGACAGACGGCTTTGAGGGTTTTGAGGAGGGCGCGTCGGACCCCCTGGTCAGCGGAGTCAAGCTGGGTCAGGCGCTGGGTCTCccaggggtagagggagaggtgcCAGGCACTATCCCAGGGCTGGGTTAACTCTACCTGGGCAGTCAGGACCACGTCTGCCTCCCTCAGCACCGGCACTACGGAGATGAAGAGAGTATCACCTCGCTCTGGtctggacacacagagagacatatcaGTCATGTAttaaccctgacctttaacccctaactAACAGTGACATATCAGTTATATAttaaccctgacctttaacccctaactAACACAGTGACATATCAGTTATATAttaaccctgacctttaacccctaactAACACAGTGACATATCAGTTATATAttaaccctgacctttaacccctaactAACACAGTGACATATCAGTTATATAttaaccctgacctttaacccctaactAACACAGTGACATATCAGTCATATAttaaccctgacctttaacccctaactAACACAGTGATACGTCAGTTATATAttaaccctgacctttaacccctaactAACACAGTGACATATCAGTTATATAttaaccctgacctttaacccctaactAACACAGTGACATATCAGTTATATATTAACCCTGACttttaacccctgaccctaactaACACAGTGACATATCAGTCATATAttaaccctgacctttaacccctgacTAACACAGTGATACGTCAGTTATATATTAACCCTGACTTTTAACCCCTAACTAACACAGTGACATATCAGTTATATAttaaccctgacctttaacccctgacTAACAGTGACATATCAGTTATATAttaaccctgacctttaacccctaactAACACAGTGACATATCAGTCATATAttaaccctgacctttaacccctgacTAACAGTGACATATCAGTTATATAttaaccctgacctttaacccctaactAACAGTGACATATCAGTTATATAttaaccctgacctttaacccctaactAACACAGTGACATATCAGTCATATAttaaccctgacctttaacccctgacTAACAGTGACATATCAGTTATATAttaaccctgacctttaacccctaactAACACAGTGACATATTAGTTATATAttaaccctgacctttaacccctaactAACACAGTGACATATCAGTTATATATTAACCttgacctttaacccctaactAACACAGTGACATATCAGTCATGTATTAACCCTGTCTGGTGAGGGATCATGGAGATGAACAGGGGGTTACCATGCTcaggactggagagagacagagatacacattaaccctgacctttaaccctcaggtctggagagagacagagatacacattaaccctgacctttaaccctcaggtctggagagagacagagatacacattaaccctgacctttaaccctcaggtctggagagagacagagatacacattaaccctgacctttaaccctcaggtctggagagagacagagatacacattaaccctgacctttaaccctcaggtctggagagagacagagatacacattaaccctgacctttaaccctcaggtctggagagagacagagatacacattaaccctgacctttaaccctcaggtctggagagagacagagatacacattaaccctgacctttaaccctcaggtctggagagagacagagatacacattaaccctgacctttaaccctcaggtctggagagagacagagatacacattaaccctgacctttaaccctcaggtctggagagagacagagatacacattaaccctgacctttaaccctcaggtctggagagagacagagatacacattaaccctgacctttaaccctcaggtctggagagagacagagatacacattaaccctgacctttaaccctcaggtctggagagagacagagatacacattaaccctgacctttaaccctcaggtctggagagagacagagatacacattaaccctgacctttaaccctcaggtctggagagagacagagatacacattaaccctgacctttaaccctcaggtctggagagagacagagatacacattaaccctgacctttaaccctcaggtctggagagagacagagatacacattaaccctgacctttaaccctcaggtctggagagagacagagatacacattaaccctgacctttaaccctaTGGTAAAGTGGTTCTCACATCGAACAACATGTTCAGTcccctccttgtctgaaggacaagtggataaacaggttcatgTGAAGCCCTGTATGTTTTTCTTCataagtctcatggaatgtagatCTACATTgaacacattggctgctactgtaggctgaataaTGCAACAGCTATTTCCGTGTTAAAATATTAtgggatgcatgtttttttcatGGTAGGCTACTCTAGTAGGCCTAGATTATGATCAAAtaaccacagtagcctacttgtcCACTtaaaactgtaactgaaagcaggtacagcctcagtgttcacagtaaaactgtaacttagtgggtacagcctcagtgttcacagtaaaactgtaacttagtgggtacagcctcagtgttcacagtaaaactgtaacttagtgggtacagcctcagtgttcacagtaaaactgtaacttagtgggtacagcctcagtgttcacagtaaaactgtaacttagtgggtacagcctcagtgttcacagtaaaactgtaacttagtgggtacagcctcagtgttcacagtaaaactgtaacttagtgggtacagcctcagtgttcacagtaaaactgtaacttagtgggtacagcctcagtgttcacagtaaaactgtacagcctcagtgttcacagtaaaactgtaacttagtgggtacagcctcagtgttcacagtaaaactgtaacttagtgggtacagcctcagtgttcacagtaaaactgtaactgaaagcaggtacagcctcagtgttcacagtaaaactgtaactgaaagcaggtacagcctcagtgttcacagtaaaactgtaactgaaagcaggtacagcctcagtgttcacagtaaaactgtaacttagtgggtacagcctcagtgttcacagtaaaactgtaacttagtgggtacagcctcagtgttcacagtaaaactgtaacttagtgggtacagcctcagtgttcacagtaaaactgtaacttagtgggtacagcctcagtgttcacagtaaaactgtaactgaaagcaggtacagcctcagtgttcacagtaaaactgtaacttagtgggtacagcctcagtgttcacagtaaaactgtaacttagtgggtacagcctcagtgttcacagtaaaactgtaacttagtgggtacagcctcagtgttcacagtaaaactgctACTGACTGCTGATAACTTGTTTAATGAGGAAACATGTGACTATGAGATATGTGGCCTGTCCCACCTAGATATCTCTGACTGACTgttagtctctctggataagatcgTCTGCTGACTAAAATATatatctgtgtgcgtgtgtgtgtgtgtgtgtgtgagataccgTATCTCTAGTTTCAGTTCATCTCCCCCGAGGACAGGCCTGACCAGACAGtccagagtggaggagagagacggcCAGTTCATGGTTTCCATCACAGCCTTACTGAGCATGCTCACCAGCGCCCGGCAGGACAGATACCCTCCTACTAGGAAcctaggagaggaaaggagagacagaggagaggagaagagacagacaatTAATAGCTGGGCCAGAAATCTAGAGATCCCTCAAAATTTAAATCTGGACCtccaagccagttccactgcttttttcCCCCATCGTTCCCAGGGACACGAGgtctagacagtatggataatgatcaggcaGAACAGATTTAAATCcccctagacagtatggataatgatcagggagaacagatttaaatacccctagacagtatggataatgatcaggcagaacaggtttaaatacccctagacagtatggataatgatcaggcagaacaggtttaaatacccctagacagtatggataatgatcagggagaacagaacagatttaaatacccctagacagtatggataatgatcagggagaacagaacagatttaaatacccctagacagtatggataatgatcaggcagaacaggtttaaatacccctagacagtatgggtaatgatcaggtagaacagatttaaatacccctagacagtatggataatgatcaggcagaacaggtttaaatacccctagacagtatggataatgatcaggcagaacaggtttaaatacccctagacagtatggataatgatcaggcagaacaggtttaaatacccctagacagtatggataatgatcaggcagaacagatttaaatacccctagacagtatggataatgatcaggcaggacagatttaaatacccctagacagtatggataatgatcaggcagaacagatttaaatacccctagacagtatggataatgatcaggcagaacaggtttaaatacccctagacagtatggataatgatcaggcagaacaggtttaaatacccctagacagtatggataatgatcagggagaacagatttaaatacccctagacagtatggataatgatcaggcagaacaggtttaaatacccctagacagtatggataatgatcaggtagaacagaacagatttaaatacccctagacagtatggataatgatcaggcagaacaggtttaaatacccctagacagtatggataatgatcaggcagaacagatttaaatacccctagacagtatggataatgatcaggcagaacagatttaaatacccctagacagtatggataatgatcaggcagaacagaacagatttaaatacccctagacagtatggataatgatcaggcagaacaggtttaaatacccctagacagtatggataatgatcaggcagaacaggtttaaatacccctagacagtatggataatgatcaggcagaacaggtttaaatacccctagacagtatggataatgatcaggtagaacagaacagatttaaatacccctagacagtatggataatgatcaggcagaacaggtttaaatacccctagacagtatgggtaatgatcaggcagaacagatttaaatacccctagacagtatggataatgatcagggagaacagaacagatttaaatacccctagacagtatggataatgatcaggcagaacaggtttaaatacccctagacagtatggataatgatcaggcagaacagatttaaatacccctagacagtatggataatgatcaggcagaacagatttaaatacccctagacagtatggataatgatcaggcagaacaggtttaaatacccctagacagtatggataatgatcaggcagaacagatttaaatacccctagacagtatggataatgatcagggagaacagaacagatttaaatacccctagacagtatggataatgatcaggcagaacaggtttaaatacccctagacagtatggataatgatcaggcagaacagatttaaatacccctagacagtatggataatgatcaggcagaacagatttaaatacccctagacagtatggataatgatcaggtagaacagattTAAATAtccctagacagtatggataatgatcaggtagaacaggtttaaatacccctagacagtatggataatgatcaggcagaacagatttaaatacccctagacagtatggataatgatcaggcagaacaggtttaaatacccctagacagtatggataatgatcaggtagaacagaacaggtttaaatacccctagacagtatggataatgatcaggcagaacaggtttaaatacccctagacagtatgggtaatgatcaggtagaacaggtttaaatacccctagacagtatggataatgatcaggcagaacagaacaggtttaaatacccctagacagtatggataatgatcaggcagaacaggtttaaatacccctagacagtatggataatgatcaggcagaacagatttaaatacccctagacagtatggataatgaCCAGGCAGAACAGATTTAAATACCCCTGgtctagacagtatggataatgaCCAGGCAGGACAGgtttaaatacccctagacagtGTGGATAATGACCAGGCAGAACAGgtttaaatacccctagacagtGTGGATAATGACCAGGCAGAACAGgtttaaatacccctagacagtgtggataatgatcaggcaggacagatttaaatacccctagacagtatggataatgatcaggcagaacagatttaaatacccctagacagtatggataatgatcagggagaacagaacaggtttaaatacccctagacagtatggataatgatcaggcaggacagatttaaatacccctagacagtatggataatgatcaggcaggacagatttaaatacccctagacagtatggataatgatcaggcagaacaggtttaaatacccctagacagtatggataatgatcaggcagaacaggtttaaatacccctagacagtatggataatgatcaggcagaacaggtttaaatacccctagacagtatggataatgatcaggcagaacaggtttaaatacccctagacagtatggataatgatcagggagaacagatttaaatacccctagacagtatggataatgatcaggtagaacagaacagatttaaatacccctagacagtatggataatgatcaggcaggacagatttaaatacccctagacagtatggataatgatcaggcagaacaggtttaaatacccctagacagtatggataatgaCCAGGCAGACATATTTAAATCCCCCTAGACAGTATGTAAAGGGTGTACCGGTCCCAGTAGCTGCGTCCTCTAGGGAAGTACTCCAGGTTGACCCGCCGGACCATCCAGTGTAGAGGGTGTGTTAGGAGAGTCTCCTCCCCAGGGATCAGTCTCCACAGACTGGGTTCTAGCTGGAGGGGAACCAGCAGGCACGCATGGTCCGCTCTcaccacctagacagacacatgaccagcttcatcaccaccagaacaactagcttcatcaccacctagacagacacaaCATGACTAGCTTTATCACcacctagacagacaacaggactagcttcatcaccacctagacagacacaaCATGACTAGCTTTATCACCACCTAGACAGACAACATGACCAGCTTCATCACCACCAGAACAACTAGCTtcatcaccacctagacagacacatGACCAGCTTCATCACCACCATGACAACTAGCTtcatcaccacctagacagacacatGACCAGCTTCATCACCACCATGACAACTAGCTtcatcaccacctagacagacaacatgactagcttcatcaccacctagacagacAACATGACTAGCTTTATcaccacctagacagacacatGACCAGCTTCATCACCACCAGAACAACTAGCTTCAAcaccacctagacagacacatgaccagcttcatcaccacctagacagacAACATGACCAGTTCATCACCACCAGAACTACTAGCTtcatcaccacctagacagacaacatgaccagcttcatcaccacctagacagacaacaggactAGCTTTATcaccacctagacagacacaaTATGACCAGCTTCAAcaccacctagacagacacatgaccagcttcatcaccacctagacagacaacatgaccagcttcatcaccacctagacagacacaaccagcttcatcaccacctagacagacacaacacgaccagcttcatcaccacctagacagacacaacacgaccagcttcatcaccacctagacagacaatatgaccagcttcatcaccacctagacagacaatatgaccagcttcatcaccacctagacagacAATATGACCAGCTTCATCACCACCAGAACTACTAGCTtcatcaccacctagacagacacaaCATGACTAGCTTTATCACCACCTAGACAGACAACATGACCAGCTTCATCACCACCAGAACAACTAGCTTCATGaccacctagacagacacaaCACGACCAGCTTCATCACCACCAGAACAACTAGCTTCATGACCACCTAGACAGCTTCATCACCACCATGACAGACAACATGACCAGCTTCATCACCACCAGAACAACTAGCTTCATGaccacctagacagacacaacacgaccagcttcatcaccaccagaacaactagcttcatgaccacctagacagacacaaCATGATTAGCTTTATCACCACCATGACAGACAACATGACTAGCTtcatcaccacctagacagacacaacacgaccagcttcatcaccacctagacagacAACACGACCAGCTtcatcaccacctagacagacacaaCACGAGCAGCTtcatcaccacctagacagacAACACGACCAGCTTCATCACCACCAGAACAACTAGCTTCATGaccacctagacagacacaaCATGATTAGCTTCATCACCACCATGACAGACAACATGACCAGCTtcatcaccacctagacagacacaacacgaccagcttcatcaccacctagacagacaatatgaccagcttcatcaccacctagacagacAATACGACAAGCTTTATCACCACCATGACAGACAATATGACCAGCTtcatcaccacctagacagacaatatgaccagcttcatcaccacctagacagacaatatgaccagcttcatcaccacctagacagacaatatgaccagcttcatcaccacctagacagacaatatgaccagcttcatcaccacctagacagacAATATGAACAGCTtcatcaccacctagacagacaatatgaccagcttcatcaccacctagacagacAATATGACCAGCTTCATCACCACCAACAAGAGGCAAAATATTACATTACTCctgtaataatagtagtagtaatgtagtaatattgatactgtagatctcctgtaatattgatactgtagatctcctgtgatattgatactgtagatctcctgtaatattgatactgtagatctcctgtaatattgatactgtagatctcctgtaatattgatactgtagatctcctgtaatattgatactgtagatctcctgtaatatCGATATtgtagatctcctgtaatattgatactgtagatctcctgtaatgtcaatactgtagatctcctgtaatattgatactgtagatatcatgtaatattgatactgtagatctcctgtaatattgatactgtagatctcttgtaatattgatactgtagatctcctgtaatattgatactgtagatctcctgtaatattgacactgtagatctcctgtaatattgacactgtagatctcctgtaatattgatactgtagatctcctgtaatagatactgtagatctcctgtaatattgatacagtagatctcctgtaatatcgatactgtagatctcctgtaatactgatactgtagatctcctgtaatattgatattgtgata
Protein-coding sequences here:
- the mief2 gene encoding mitochondrial dynamics protein MID49 — encoded protein: MDFRWGRSRGEEGIAVVINFLLANARLVLGVGGAAVLGIATLAVKRLIERAGRAAEDEKVEQKMSESWEELGLVSASPKSIRKGLESVVMKHVAKATKPQKADLCQPQQQKSSLNEKPVNAAEPQRPKSLQLSLTLQDRLQQYYSTRAALVPEVVHRAESLALDICIEVQGFLHSTNPDMPLGEMSLGGSLLDDLQVVRADHACLLVPLQLEPSLWRLIPGEETLLTHPLHWMVRRVNLEYFPRGRSYWDRFLVGGYLSCRALVSMLSKAVMETMNWPSLSSTLDCLVRPVLGGDELKLEIRPERGDTLFISVVPVLREADVVLTAQVELTQPWDSAWHLSLYPWETQRLTQLDSADQGVRRALLKTLKAVCRHCPALRPLTAAPLANLILHLSDTDVDWSEGCLSGRFQQCVWELIGYLEQGVLPSYFKPSVNMLNGVTEEEVDEMGFMLYCAVSEPDILLI